The genomic interval TCAGTTGTTATAATTTTCAGTTCTATAATTTCCATTGGGTTCTTTTTTATGACTTCTATTTTTTGtgctgagattttctttttttttttcatttgtttcaagagaaTCCGTAATTGATTGCAGAAGCATTTTTATGATAGCTGCTTTGAAATCCTTgtcagataattccaacatctgattcatcTCTGTGTTGGCATCAGTGGATTGTTTTTCCTCATTCAAGTTGTACTTTTTCTGGTTCTTGTTATGATGGGTGGTTTTCAAGTTATCTTGgacattttgttcattattttaggATGCTAAGAACTATGTGATTCTTTTATTTCAGCAGGCATTCACCCTGTTTTAGTTTTGCATGCAGGTCTTGACCTAATTTTGTGGGTGGTGGTTCCAATGGCAGTTTGTTTTCAGAGACTTTGTAGTATTTTTTTGGTCTGCTTCATTTATTTGGTTCACTGGGGctccctgtgtttcctgctaCTGATGACTGGTGGTGTGGGGAAAGAGGTATCATAAGGTGTTCTCCATGGGGGAGAGAAGGGTGTGTTGAGATCTCCTTATTGATGCCCCTGTCGATGAAAATAATCAACAAACAATCAATAGTAAGAATAGAAaggagttttatttgagccaaattgaGAATTAGCCCAGAAGCCTGCTTCCCAGCttactctgagaaactgctctggAGAAACAGAGTTTTCAGCACAGCTTcatatcttgtcagaacaaaggaCATTAAACAAGTCAGGATTACTTTCTTcaaggtttgaaaaaaaaaaatacagaccaGCACGTGTATGTACAACATGTACAGTGTGGtcttggcacctgggaagggagtcttATCATCAAAGGAGGATCAGCACTGGCATCCCAGGAAGAGgggcatttaatctttatttttaacatggatattctttacttctggtccatgtgcccttttctttattaattaaagcagatgtacaaggTATGTTTGATAGGCCACAAAAAGGCTATTTTAAttagcataaaattcaagttaactcatgtaaaagccagaatgacttccctatATCTCAATATGTGAACATTTCTTTTATCACCCCCAACTGCTCTGGTGTCTCTGGGTAGGGAGAATACATTTTTAACTATGAAGATAAAGAGGTTTCCAAGATCTGGCCATCTGTTGTTGACTGGGTTCGTTTTCCACTTCCTCCCGCCTGCTCTGGTGTCTGTCAGCAGGAGAGGAGAGTCTCTGGGGCATTAGGATAAAGGTTCCCTGACTGGGCCTCTATCAGTACTTATAAAAgtgtttattttagttttaacaCTTCAATTGATGTATAATTTACGTAATACAAAAATTATCTGttataagcattaaaaaaatgacattttgtaAAGTTATAGAGTTTTAGAacgtttccatcaccccaaacagTTTGCTCCTTTATGTCTACAATTAATCCACattcccacctccagccctcGACAACCACTGATTTGCTTCAGGTCTCTGTAAATACGTCTTGGCATTTTaataaaaggaatcatacaaAATGTAGGGGGTTTTGTGCATGGCTTCTTCCGCTTATCACAATGTTTTTCAGGCTCAGCTATGTTGCTGCATATACCAACtgctcattctttttaattgcaAATAATAGTGCACTGAACAGACATGCCACGTTTTATGTACTATGTATGTGTTGATGGTCATTtggattattttcagtttctggGCATTATGAATAATGTTGGTATGAACATTTGAACACATATGTTTGTGTGGGCACATGTTTTCATGTGTCTCTGGCATatttctaggcatgaattgcagaGTCACATGTTAAGAAATTGATGAGCTGATTCTAAAGGGATCACACCATTTTCACATCCTCACCACCAAGTatgaggattccagtttctctgTTTGATGAGTTATTTCTATCATAccatattttaatcatttaaacaTCATTTaagttctttgaacatatttataaccGTGGCTTTGAAGTCTTTTGTGCTAAATCCTACATCTTAGCCAACTCAGAGTCAGCCTGTTTAACTGCTTTTTTCCTGAGTACAGGTCACACTTTGCCGTTTCTTTGAATGTCATAATTTTTtgtcaaaaactggaaattttcaacaaaattgtAGGAACTCCAGGGATTGTTGTTGACTGTGTTttgttaggtaggtaggtaggtaggtaggtaatgGACTTTCTATATTCATTGTGTAAAGCCTGTTGTCTCTAAAGCATGTAGTCACTAATGTCTTTGCTCAGGTTAAAAaaagttgttttcagttttgaggCCTGTCTTCTTAGGGTCAGCATATCTTTGTAAGCAGCCAATGACTGGTTAGAGGTTGTGCTCAGAATCCATGAGTCTGAAAGTCTTCCATTTCTTGCTGATGCATCTCCATGCGGGTTGAAAGTTACCTCAAAGTTCAGACAGTTCACAAGTATGTCCCAGCTTCTACTGGCTACCAGGCCCTCTCATGCCTCCTCTGTCCCAGGCAAGGCCTCACATTTAATCAGGGACTTAAGGAGAGCGAGGACTCTCTCTGCTCTCTTGGCCTTCACGCAGCTCTGTGCATGTGCACAGCCTTCTAGACTGCCAGATACAAGGGAGCTTATCAAGGCTCACCATGGTTGTCCCATTTCCCAGACTGTCCAGTTAAGTTAAAGGCTAGTCTGTCAATCTGTTGCTTGCTGACCAGGATCGTATCAGGCAAGCTGTGATGCTGTCCTTCCCCCATTCATTTGTCACCAAGATCACCCCTGTTTCCTACAATTCCCAGGAACATGAGGTTTCTCTACTGTCCCCTGGGCCAATGTAGCCACCTCTGGCAGCGAAATTGTTGGTTTTACAGCTGATAGATGGAGGGGAGACAGAAGCAGCCCCAGACTATAAAAATGTCAAATTCCTATGGTTCTGACCTGAGGTTCAatagtttttcttaaataaacaaTTCTCAATGTATTATATGCCCTTTGTCGACTTCCACGGTCCAGAGATGGGTGTCTTGTCAGTTTGGGCCAGGTCTATAATTGCTTTTAGGTAAgaatatttgccgatctcctccGACTATAACTCACTATAGCCTTTAATGCTTCTCCttgctgtccttttttttttttttaattgaggcctagttgatttatagtgtgttggtttctggtgtatggcatagtgattcagttatatatatatatttatatgtatatatatatataaatacatatatcttctttttcattataggttattacaaggtactgaatacagttccctgtgctatacagtaggtccatgttgtttatctattctacgtatagtagtgtatatctgcaaatccctTGCTGCCTTTCTTGCACTGCTACATTTCAATCCTCAGGAAGCAGCCAGATCATAACCCTTCCCTAGTTAAGACACATCACAGGTGTCCCAGCACACTAAAAATAAAACCCCAACTCCTTAATGTGGCCTACACAGTCCTATATCTGACCCCTGCTAGTCCCTCCaatctcctcctctcctctcactGCCGCCACCCAGTCAGTCCACTGcacctgagcctcagttcccttctctccatccaGTAACATACGTGCTCTCCCCTGCTCTGTGTGCTCGTACTTGCCGTTCCCCTGCCTGAAATGCAGAGCGACTGACTACTTCTCGTCCCTTAGACCTCACCTCCTTGGAGAGAGAGGCCCTCCCAGTCCACCCAAGCTGAAACACCCCCTCCAATCCTAGAGCTCCATTTCACTCTGCTCGCTGCACTCACTGTAGGCAGAACTGACAGCACTGGGGCCAGTTTATTGTCCATGACGAAACTTCCCGCTTCAGGCTCCATGAGGGCAGTGCATTCGTATTCCTTAGCACCTAGCACGGTGGCTGAAACACAATAGGTGACTGGTGGGgacttttaatatataaataaatttaaaaatatgttgtatATCTTTCCATATTTGTTACCATTTTTGTAATGGCTGCATATTTTCCCATTGTAAAATATACTATCATTCATTTCCTCAAACATCTTATCATTGTAAGAACTCAGTGTCAAATAAGAGTTCCAGGAATGGACCTTGGAATCACAGACTTGGGTTCAAACCCTGGATTAACTACTTACATCCTATGTAGTTTGATACCGgtccttaatctctctgtgcctaaCCCAGTTTCCTATCTGAAATAATAGTGTCTGCCTCACAGAGTTGCAGTGAGTATTAAATAACAGAATGTAAGAGGCTCGGGATCAGGCCATGCTCCTAGGAAATGGAAGTGAAATTGCTTTATTCTGCTTTTACCTGAAGTGGCAAAGTTGCTGCCCAGTGCTTTCCCTTTCCGGGCAGTCCTTTACCATTAGGACAGAACGCAGCCCAAAGAGACTAACTgaccctctctcttcttcctcatttGACCTCCCCTTTGCACAGACTCTGATGGAGTTTGGGGCCCCTGCACTCTATCTGTGAGCAATGGCAAATGCCGGGTGAAGAGGGTGAGGCTAAGGACGCACCCAAGCCCATCAGCTGAATACGCGGCAAAACGGAGACTGAAAAGTACCTTCAGCTCCTCCTGCCGGAACCAGAGGATTGGGGAACTCTTGGGACCCCAGAAAATCATGAAATAAAGTGAGAGGAAGTGGTCTGACTGTAAACTGTCCATGTTTAAAGTCAACCACACTCCAGCTACCACTGTCACTTGTGTCTCTGATAGTTATAACCTTGGTCTTAAATTGGGGAAAATGTGAAGCAACAGTGGACTCGCTCACTTaccaggaaaaaaagaagcatGTTCTCTGGACTCTGAAAATGTCTATTCTTGGGTTCTGCCCATAATGAAAACTTTATTGAAAAACTGACACCAAATAGGAGATCACTGTTGTATAtgtgacaaaattaaacataattacATTATCTTGATAGAGTAACTAAAATTACCAAACTGATAAGGCTTTCTGCAATATAACCGAGATTCAAGAAGTCATGGTGATCATCAGTGTTGCTTTCTTCTAAATGAACACCCTTCtgttgttactgagtccaaactcattctgcttgtctcacaacaggccaataaatcaggagatgaggtgctggggcaaggaataacaactctattcagaaagccagcagactgagaagatgggggagtgatgtcctagagaaccatcttccccaagtgagaattcaggttccttttatactaaaaaggggagggggtgtggttggttgttgcaaacttcttggtgtcagaatcctttgttctcacAGTTGTGCacctaggtcaggtcatggtgtccctgtaaacctccaacaagacatatgttattttctattctacaactttttatctctatatgaatggaaaagtgttatacccttaaaggtcagagccttgagaatgggcaatcctgtgtatttcaggctctaggcaacatccttttacaaaaggtgcagaaccagcatgactaagcacaggaaactgagcacagggttagagccaaatgaagagatctaatatggagtcagatgtGTTCTTCCCTACTACACTGTGAGCCTGGTCTTTCCTTCTGTGGGTTGGCACAACTCTGCTGAACAACTGACACAAAGAACTACTGTCTGAGCACAGCTGAAAATCATGGCAATCTTGTAGCAACCTGGACCTTTTACATCCATAAAATAAGAATCTGGACTCTGAACTAgccatttctttttatgtttttccctttcctcttccaaGGATTAATATAGTAAAGCTCTAGCCACAGATATGTTGATTCTTTTGCAAGCCCAGCCCATCCATATCTCTCACTTACATTCTAAATATATGTTTCATATCCAGATGGGAGGAGGGATGAAAGGGATAGAgacaaagaaatgtttatttgatTTACATCTTATCTTGCAGAAAATTGACACTGCTGGAAAATGAAATTCTATACCTCAGGTTTATCTTAACCAAAATCttagaaaaaacagaaaacagaggtctattttatatgtggtaaTATTGTTCATAGAAGGTTAACTCCAGATAACAAAATCTTAATAAATCTGGCTTGCTGTCATGTAACCCAGATGTGGTAGGGTCTCTCCTTTTTGACAGAAAAGGCATCCTTGCCAACCTAGGGCAGCACCAGGGGACTCAGTTTGATTGTGTATTGTACCTTTGTGATGTCTTCTCCTGCAGGTCATAGAGGCTCCCTCTAACAGTCCAATTGTCAGGGGGCTGCCTTTCCAGCTCCATCTTATTCTGGGCAATATCAACACAAACTGTACCATTTACAGACCTATGACatcccttccctccaacctcagCACAGCACACTCCAAATtacaaggggagaaaaaaaaattctttactgaagagggaaagaaagccaGAGTAAATGGAAGTCATGGTCTTTTTTAACCTAATCACAGAAGTGACCTCCAGTCACTTTTGTCATATTCTGTTTattagaagtgagtcactagCTCCAGCCCACACTTAAGTGGATACAATGACACGAGAAAGCGGATACTAACTAGAATGTGGGGATCACTGGGAGCCATTTAGAGACTGCCTACTACATCTGATATTCAATGAAAGGGTTCCTGAAACCCACTGAGAGAAGGATGATCTTTTCAATATATAGTACTTGGTCAATTGCATGTTCGTATGGAAAATTAACCATGACCTTAGAATTGTATACAAAAAGTATCTTGAGATAGATagtagacctaaatataaaaggtaaaacaataaaactcctaTAATTAAGGGTCAGAAAATGCTTcctttgggcatatatccagaaggaaccctacttcaggatgacacctgcaccccaatgttcatagcagcactatttacaatagccaagacatggagacagcctaaatgtccatcaacagatgactggatgaagaagatgtggtatatttatacaatggaatactactcagccataaaaactgacaatataatgccatttgcagcaacatggatgctcctggagaatgtcattctaagtgaaataagtcagaaagagaaagaaaaataccatatgggatcactcatatgttgaatctaaaaaaaaaaaaccaaagcataaatacaaaacagaaatagactcacagacatagaatacaaacttgtggttgccaagggggcagggcgtgggaagagatagactgggatttcaaaattgtagtatagataaagaagattatactgtatagcttggggaaatatacacaagattttttggtagcttacagagaaaaaaatgtgacaatgagtgtgtatatgtccatgaatgactgaaaaattgtgctgaacactggaatttgacacaacattgtaaaatgattataaatcaataaaaaatttaaaaaaaaagaaaatgcttcctTGACCCTGGGTTAGACAACAATTTCTTAAACAGAGCATAAAAAGTACTAACTACAGATGAAAAGATTGATAAAGTGGACTTCACTACAATTATGAACTTATTAATgagtttaattaaaatattaaaaataatatattagcTTAATTAGCACTAGCTGCTAAAGCAAACAATGCAACAgcaatttatttctcactcacattATGGTCGAATGTGAATTAATTCTCTTCTAAGCAGTGACTCAAGGACTCAGAGTGCTTCTATCTGGTGGCTTCAAGGTCACCTCAGTATTATCTAGACAGCAAACAGAGGAGAGTTTGGAAAAGGCAAACTGGATACTTACCCATCTAGGACCAGAAGTGATACATGTCACTTTCAGACAAATCCATAGACTAGAACCAGTCCACAGCCAATCCGACCATAAAGGGATGCTGGGAAGTGCAGAGTAGCTCAGGGCTATCCATGAGCACTATTACACTCTGCcaagatgaggaaatggaaagcAAAATATTGATCACTTTGGATACTGTTATTACTTTAAGATGAAAGAGTTTTGAAATggacacaaaaataaatgtaaagaaaaaagtgaactaatatctaaataaaaacattCAGACATTCAGGTCATCTCCTGCTCCTCCTGATTTATAAATATCCTTTTTCTGCCATCCTGACCACTGAGGCCACTCAAAGGACTTACACTGGACAGAGCAGAAAGGTACTAGCAAGAAAGAGATGAATAAATCCTGAAGATGAGAAGAAAGAGCGAGAAAGACCAGAGTCATCAGCACAGATTAGGTTTGGGGAAGGTTGTGTACAGATTGAAAAATGAGAGCAGTCTGGGGCATCTGCACTGTGGGTAAGCTGTTGAGGGAGAATGACATGGCGGAAGAAATTTTAGGAAGAACTTCATGAAGGTGTGACATACACTGAGATTGGAAAGGGGATCTTTGGTGATTTCTGAGACAACATCTACACtgctaattttattgttttttacatgattttattgattttcagAATACATTTCTTTGAATGTGATCTTGTGCCTAGACTGGGTCTTAAGGCAGATAAACTTTAAGTGCTCACTTTCAAGAGGTGATAGCAAAGTGGATGTTCTGTGTGCAAACTGCCTCTCCTGAAATGAGTGCATCTGGTTCCTTGGGACTCTTAAGAGCATTTATGAACCCTGAGTGGGGCTCTTATGCCCAGGAACTTAGACTCCCACTGGATGTCATCTCATTGATACCAGCAACTGATGTTTCAAATGGTAACAATGTCAAAATTAATGGGGCCAGGGCACGTCTATTGGGAGGTTAATGAACAatgagaaaggcagagagaagcagcTTGATGTATGAGAAagaacagaatctttggagtcCGGTAAACCTGAATTGCTGTCTGCACTTAATAGTTTAGCTAGATGACACTAGACCAATTATTCAAGATTTGTGACTACCAATTTCACCCTTGGTAAGATGGTAGAAGGGCTCTACCTCATAGTGTCATGATGGGGGTGTTAAAGACCATAAATATAAAGGACTCAACACCATGCTTGGTGAACAGCAAGTGTTTAATATACATTAGAGCCCTTTGCCTTCACCCCCACATTTTGGATGCCCAAGTTCAAAGACGAGATGAGTAAGGCTTTGCATAAGAGAAGGATGATAAAGCAGAATGTTCCTGGGGACCAGAACAATACAAGTAAAGAACTGAAGGTGGAAAATGATCCTGGCACTTGCTGAAAAGAGCAGAGATTTTGTGACAGAAAGTACAGAAGATAATGGTGAACAGACTGCCTGATCCTTTATGGACTGGCCCTACGGTCTCTCCATCTTCATCTCATACCATATCCTCATCTCTGAATTTCACCTACAGAAGTCCTCTCTCAGTTTCTTGAATATTCTATTTCTTCCCACACTTCCCTCCCAAGGGGCCTCTGCAGATGCTGTTgcctctgtctggaatgctccCATCTCTGCACCCTTTACTGTTCATTCCTGTTCATCCTTTATGTGTTAACTCAAATGTCAGGCAAGGCTTCCTTGAAATCCTCAACTAAGTCAGACCTGTTATATGCTCTGAAAATAATCTGTAGCTTTTCTTTCTATCACTAATCCTAGTTTGGAATTATCTATTCCTTTGCGtgattatttatttgatggcCCCCAACTGGCCACCATCATAGCCCTGATATCTAGAGCATAGAAGGCCATCAATAAATACCTTTTGaatggctgaatgaatgagtacatgtcttttttttctaattccatgGATGTattgctttgatttatttttttttaaattggagtatagccagttacaatgtg from Vicugna pacos chromosome X, VicPac4, whole genome shotgun sequence carries:
- the LOC140692017 gene encoding small ribosomal subunit protein eS27-like: MDVKGPGCYKIAMIFSCAQTVVLCVSCSAELCQPTEGKTRLTEGCSFRRKQH